From the genome of Phytohabitans rumicis, one region includes:
- a CDS encoding AfsR/SARP family transcriptional regulator, with amino-acid sequence MNGALEVGLLGPVRVVADGRTVALAAPRRRVILAALALAPGRVVSIDALARYAWAEDIPALARRALSTVVTRVRQDVGMDVITGTRGGYTLAVPAQAVDVFQFRALVSSARSAAGAAELALLDRALACWRGEPLQDVGSEALAGEYGPGLTEEWFAAAERRVDLLLAAGGHADLVAHLRGLTAQQPLRESLWCRLMVALYRSGRQAEALEAYQAVREVLVDRLGVGPGRELVAAHRAVLTDDPAVAAPAAVIRRPRPARRHPRRLRLTRRRLSAARVVSGAGRPPTDRGSPTG; translated from the coding sequence GTGAACGGTGCTCTTGAGGTCGGCCTGCTCGGCCCGGTCCGGGTAGTGGCGGACGGACGGACGGTGGCGCTCGCCGCGCCGCGGCGGCGGGTGATCCTCGCCGCGCTCGCGCTCGCCCCCGGGCGGGTGGTCAGCATCGACGCACTGGCCCGCTACGCCTGGGCCGAGGACATCCCGGCGCTGGCCCGGCGGGCTTTGTCCACTGTGGTGACCCGGGTACGGCAGGACGTCGGCATGGACGTCATCACCGGCACCCGCGGCGGGTACACGCTGGCGGTCCCCGCCCAGGCGGTGGACGTGTTCCAGTTCCGTGCGCTGGTGAGCTCGGCCCGGTCGGCGGCGGGCGCCGCGGAGCTGGCACTGCTCGACCGCGCGCTGGCCTGCTGGCGCGGCGAGCCGCTGCAGGACGTGGGATCGGAGGCGCTCGCCGGCGAGTACGGACCGGGGCTGACCGAGGAGTGGTTCGCCGCGGCCGAGCGCCGGGTCGACCTGCTGCTCGCCGCGGGCGGGCACGCCGATCTGGTGGCCCACCTGCGGGGCCTGACGGCGCAACAGCCGCTGCGTGAGTCGCTGTGGTGCCGGCTGATGGTGGCCCTGTACCGCTCGGGCCGGCAGGCCGAGGCGCTGGAGGCGTACCAGGCGGTGCGGGAGGTCCTGGTGGACCGGCTCGGGGTCGGGCCGGGCCGGGAACTGGTGGCCGCGCACCGCGCCGTGCTGACCGACGACCCGGCGGTGGCCGCGCCCGCGGCGGTGATCCGGCGCCCGAGGCCGGCCCGGCGGCACCCGCGCCGGCTGCGGCTGACCCGGCGCCGGCTCAGCGCCGCCCGCGTAGTGTCCGGCGCAGGTCGTCCACCCACAGATCGGGGATCTCCCACGGGATGA
- a CDS encoding epoxide hydrolase family protein has product MARRRGQRGRVLRVKRAYLQGLVEYWHTGYDWRAAEAAINAYEHYRVDVDGVPVHFMRKPGTGPRPIPLILTHGWPWTFWHWSKVVDPLADPGAYGGDPADAFEVIVPSFPGFGFSTPLPDHPDMNFWKVADLWHTLMTKTLGHRRYAAAGCDVGALVTGQLGHKYADELYAIHIGSGQKLSMFNGDRAWDLSGGQPIPDGLPDDVHARIVALDRRFAVHLAAHVLDPGTLAYGLSDSPAGMLAWILRRWANWSDNGGDLESVFTRDDLLTHATIYWVGNSIGTSIRTYANNNRYPWTPSHDRRPAVEAPTGITFIGYENPPGVTTDGRVAHFLASERGGWYNHVNLTVHERGGHFIPWEIPDLWVDDLRRTLRGRR; this is encoded by the coding sequence CTGGCCCGACGACGCGGGCAACGAGGACGGGTACTACGGGTCAAGCGCGCCTACCTACAGGGGCTCGTCGAGTACTGGCACACCGGGTACGACTGGCGCGCGGCCGAGGCGGCCATCAACGCGTACGAGCACTACCGGGTCGACGTCGACGGCGTGCCGGTGCACTTCATGCGCAAGCCCGGCACCGGACCCCGGCCGATCCCGCTCATCCTCACCCACGGCTGGCCCTGGACGTTCTGGCACTGGTCCAAAGTGGTCGATCCGCTCGCCGACCCGGGCGCGTACGGCGGCGACCCGGCCGACGCGTTCGAGGTGATCGTCCCGTCGTTTCCCGGCTTCGGGTTCTCCACGCCGCTGCCCGACCACCCGGACATGAACTTCTGGAAGGTCGCCGACCTCTGGCACACCCTCATGACGAAGACCCTCGGCCACCGGCGGTACGCGGCCGCGGGCTGCGACGTCGGGGCGCTGGTGACCGGCCAGCTCGGTCACAAGTACGCCGACGAGCTGTACGCCATCCACATTGGATCCGGGCAGAAGCTGAGCATGTTCAACGGCGACCGGGCCTGGGACCTGTCCGGCGGCCAGCCCATCCCGGACGGCCTGCCCGACGACGTCCACGCCCGGATCGTCGCGCTGGACAGGCGCTTCGCCGTCCACCTCGCCGCCCACGTGCTCGACCCGGGCACCCTGGCGTACGGGCTGTCCGACTCCCCCGCCGGGATGCTCGCGTGGATCCTGCGCCGCTGGGCCAACTGGAGCGACAACGGCGGCGACCTCGAGTCCGTCTTCACCCGGGACGACCTGCTCACCCACGCCACGATCTACTGGGTCGGCAACAGCATCGGCACCTCGATCCGCACGTACGCCAACAACAACCGCTACCCGTGGACCCCGTCCCACGACCGGCGGCCGGCCGTCGAGGCGCCCACCGGCATCACGTTCATCGGCTACGAGAACCCGCCCGGCGTCACCACCGACGGGCGGGTCGCGCACTTCCTCGCCAGCGAGCGCGGCGGCTGGTACAACCACGTCAACCTCACCGTGCACGAGCGTGGCGGCCACTTCATCCCGTGGGAGATCCCCGATCTGTGGGTGGACGACCTGCGCCGGACACTACGCGGGCGGCGCTGA
- a CDS encoding MarR family winged helix-turn-helix transcriptional regulator, which translates to MLSVPELTSTLEEFTRMFIRLPSVQRLSFTTLSVLHTLAGRGPKRLAELTASEQVTQPAITQIVTRLERDGLVERRPDPSDGRAVLVHITPAGSAIVDGRRADRVAHLADLTSRLTPAERAAIAAALPALARLVKLNER; encoded by the coding sequence ATGCTGAGCGTCCCCGAGCTGACCTCCACGCTGGAGGAGTTCACCCGGATGTTCATCCGGTTGCCGTCGGTGCAGCGGTTGAGCTTCACGACACTGTCGGTGCTGCACACGCTCGCCGGCCGCGGCCCGAAGCGGCTGGCCGAGCTGACCGCCAGCGAGCAGGTCACCCAGCCGGCGATCACGCAGATCGTGACGAGGCTGGAGCGCGACGGCCTGGTCGAGCGCCGGCCCGACCCGTCCGACGGCCGCGCGGTGCTCGTGCACATCACCCCGGCCGGATCGGCCATTGTGGACGGCCGGCGGGCCGACCGGGTCGCGCACCTCGCCGACCTCACCAGCCGGCTGACCCCGGCCGAGCGGGCCGCCATCGCGGCCGCCCTGCCCGCCCTGGCCCGCCTGGTGAAACTCAACGAACGGTAG
- a CDS encoding phosphatase PAP2 family protein: MGRYGWRVDAGLVAGFAVLTGALAAGAFLDADIAVRDWCDAHRPEALRVAAKGLYFLGSANLIASILLVVAALLAVRDRTPRPVLLVLVTAAASYAVVVPLKILIDRSAPHAPWHDAVELFANDAGWSYPSGHVVNTVIWYPVLVVLAERLLRRPLGVRTRRAVLLAPVLIVFVAVTYLGYHWLTDCAAGLLLGLALRRTLARLPLEHAGTSTPAGTLTR; encoded by the coding sequence GTGGGCCGGTACGGATGGCGGGTGGACGCCGGGCTCGTCGCCGGCTTCGCCGTCCTGACCGGGGCCCTCGCGGCGGGTGCGTTCCTCGACGCCGACATCGCCGTCCGGGACTGGTGCGACGCGCACCGCCCCGAGGCGCTGCGGGTCGCGGCGAAGGGCCTCTACTTCCTCGGCTCGGCCAACCTCATCGCCTCGATCCTGCTCGTCGTGGCCGCCCTGCTGGCCGTGCGGGACCGCACGCCCCGCCCGGTCCTGCTGGTCCTCGTCACCGCCGCGGCCAGCTACGCCGTCGTGGTGCCGCTGAAGATCCTGATCGACCGGTCCGCACCGCACGCGCCGTGGCACGACGCGGTGGAACTCTTCGCCAACGACGCGGGGTGGTCGTACCCGTCCGGGCACGTGGTCAACACGGTCATCTGGTACCCCGTCCTGGTCGTGCTGGCCGAACGCCTGCTGCGCCGGCCGCTGGGCGTACGGACCCGGCGCGCCGTGCTGCTCGCCCCGGTGCTCATCGTCTTCGTGGCCGTGACGTACCTCGGCTACCACTGGCTCACCGACTGCGCCGCCGGGCTGCTGCTCGGCCTGGCCCTGCGGCGTACGCTCGCCCGCCTCCCGCTGGAGCACGCCGGCACCTCGACGCCGGCCGGTACCCTCACGCGGTGA